A portion of the Cellulophaga algicola DSM 14237 genome contains these proteins:
- the menA gene encoding 1,4-dihydroxy-2-naphthoate octaprenyltransferase, whose amino-acid sequence MTKFKAWLNAARLRTLPLSISGIIVGAALGDFYGHQNWIIFVLALFTTIGFQVTSNFANDYGDGVKGTDNEERVGPKRALQSGILTREELKKGIIISIIIDLFLAITLLIVAFGIENYLLIILFFGMALASIWAAIKYTVGASAYGYRGLGDLFVFIFFGLLAVLGSLFLFTKFLTFSSVLPAITIGLLSTAVLNLNNLRDAISDKNAGKNTLVVKMGYANGKIYHYLLLGVSFLSMLIFTLLNYNSWYNFMPLFLFIPLILHAIRVSSVKEPFLLDPELKKVALNTFFLAVIFYLSFNIFS is encoded by the coding sequence GGCTTAACGCAGCTAGACTGCGTACGTTGCCATTATCTATCTCTGGAATTATTGTAGGTGCCGCATTAGGAGACTTCTACGGACATCAAAACTGGATTATTTTTGTTCTGGCACTTTTTACCACTATTGGTTTTCAAGTTACTTCTAACTTTGCCAATGATTATGGCGACGGTGTTAAAGGCACGGATAATGAAGAAAGGGTAGGTCCTAAGAGAGCATTGCAAAGTGGAATTTTAACGAGAGAAGAGTTAAAAAAAGGAATTATTATTTCTATAATCATAGATTTATTTCTTGCAATCACTTTGTTAATTGTAGCCTTTGGAATAGAAAATTATCTTTTAATAATATTGTTTTTTGGTATGGCCCTAGCTAGTATTTGGGCAGCTATAAAATATACCGTAGGAGCATCTGCTTATGGCTATAGAGGTTTAGGAGATCTTTTTGTTTTTATCTTTTTTGGTTTGCTAGCCGTATTAGGGTCATTGTTTTTATTTACTAAATTTCTGACTTTTTCTTCGGTGTTACCAGCAATAACCATTGGTTTATTGAGTACTGCAGTGTTAAATTTAAACAACCTAAGAGACGCAATTTCTGATAAAAATGCAGGTAAAAATACCTTAGTTGTTAAAATGGGATATGCTAATGGTAAAATATACCATTATTTACTTTTAGGGGTGTCTTTTTTAAGTATGTTAATTTTTACTTTATTGAATTACAATTCTTGGTATAATTTTATGCCTTTATTTTTATTTATTCCTCTTATCTTACACGCAATACGTGTGTCCAGTGTAAAAGAACCTTTTTTATTAGATCCTGAGCTGAAAAAAGTAGCATTAAATACATTTTTTCTTGCCGTTATCTTTTATTTAAGTTTTAATATTTTTTCGTAG
- a CDS encoding LytR/AlgR family response regulator transcription factor has protein sequence MEQPIKILIVEDNVIIADDMQSMLEEIGYEIVDNVIVYEQAIEVLKTKQVDLVLIDIILASDKTGIDLGKHIREKYNIPFIFVTSNSDRATVENAKTVKPNGYLVKPFEQQDLYTSIEIALSSFNYNEKGSENNNAPVEEVADDKLVSNSVLKDSIFVKKQHLYYRIQFGDIQFIKADNVYLEVNTVDKKFLVRSPLKDYLEKLPSNKFYRAHKSYIVNVDHIEAINSKDILINNNLIPISKEFKEFIISAMNS, from the coding sequence TTGGAGCAGCCCATTAAAATTCTTATAGTAGAAGATAACGTTATCATTGCTGATGATATGCAATCAATGTTAGAAGAGATTGGTTATGAAATTGTTGATAATGTTATCGTTTATGAACAAGCGATAGAAGTTTTGAAAACAAAGCAAGTAGACCTAGTTTTGATTGATATTATTCTTGCTTCTGATAAAACAGGAATAGATTTAGGAAAACACATTAGAGAAAAATATAATATTCCTTTCATTTTTGTAACATCAAACTCAGATCGTGCAACAGTAGAAAATGCTAAAACCGTAAAACCAAATGGTTATCTTGTAAAGCCTTTTGAGCAACAAGATTTATATACTTCTATAGAGATTGCATTATCTAGTTTTAATTATAATGAGAAAGGATCAGAAAACAATAATGCGCCTGTAGAAGAGGTTGCTGATGATAAACTAGTCTCAAACAGTGTTCTTAAAGATTCAATTTTTGTTAAAAAACAACATCTTTATTATAGAATCCAATTTGGAGATATTCAGTTTATAAAAGCGGATAATGTTTACTTAGAAGTAAATACTGTAGATAAGAAATTTTTAGTGCGTTCTCCTCTAAAAGATTATTTAGAGAAATTGCCTTCAAATAAGTTTTATAGAGCTCATAAATCATACATTGTTAATGTAGATCATATTGAAGCTATTAATTCAAAAGATATTTTAATAAACAATAATTTAATACCAATCTCTAAAGAGTTTAAAGAATTTATTATTTCGGCAATGAATTCTTAG
- a CDS encoding sensor histidine kinase: MHSKPIKLFCKKILLQFLFLFLYTAAFGQENGNDDVNSYAAFQSASNASERFVLFFNSHNRYNQTSPYDWKKTLEEYIEEAEDSKDSIEIFQYKTMQSQLFFDLGEYSKSVELANNLYQTNEKMSVPEKKILLELLDKSYEKLRLYIKQSEVRKERKELGISEDIIFYDIYSNLGLPNKAMTDYIQEVSKTIDPKDYYANAVYNNNVGDYLWLDKSPPTAITKFKSAESFINLYLGDVMLAKTENDIVKGNLLKGIIVGNIGKCYADLKNFKDAVFYLNKSIEAINEFKMGAYSSDLIENTLYLADCELQTNELKSAKKLLDKDFKYVESEHQLKRNRLLAAYYDKVADFSTASFYYKKNIRLLDSVALNERIITGQQLEALVQSDIENSKAMYRKSKESLEAKSKELDALDNEISYVYISLIFTLLGFAGLVYAYLRSIKVQRIIVQQKHIIEASLVEKDSLLKEIHHRVKNNLQMVSSLLSLQTKNTKSKAAIEALEEGKSRVKAMALIHQKLYQNDDLSVIEMQGYIESLVNSIQSVYKKGGHKININIDAEGIELDIDRAIPFGLILNELVSNSFKYGFPDDDGNGKIYIHLRKTTEEGGGYFEYSDNGVGMPSDMEERAGESMGIRLMNRLVNQLQSTLNIDKVEEGVKFWFNFK, encoded by the coding sequence ATGCACTCTAAACCTATAAAACTGTTTTGCAAGAAAATACTTTTACAGTTTTTATTTCTTTTCTTATATACCGCTGCCTTCGGTCAAGAAAATGGAAATGATGATGTAAATTCATATGCAGCGTTCCAAAGCGCTAGTAATGCTTCTGAACGATTTGTACTTTTTTTTAATTCTCATAATAGGTACAATCAAACATCTCCTTATGATTGGAAGAAGACATTAGAAGAATATATAGAAGAGGCAGAGGACTCAAAAGATTCTATAGAAATTTTCCAGTACAAAACCATGCAGAGTCAGCTTTTTTTTGATTTAGGAGAGTATTCTAAAAGTGTAGAATTGGCAAACAACCTTTATCAGACCAACGAAAAAATGTCTGTGCCAGAAAAAAAAATACTACTAGAACTTCTAGATAAAAGCTACGAGAAACTTAGGCTTTATATAAAGCAATCGGAAGTACGAAAAGAAAGAAAAGAACTTGGTATTTCAGAAGATATTATTTTTTACGATATCTATTCTAATTTAGGACTGCCTAATAAGGCAATGACAGATTATATTCAAGAGGTAAGTAAAACGATAGATCCAAAAGATTACTACGCAAATGCTGTTTATAATAATAATGTAGGAGATTACTTGTGGTTAGATAAATCACCCCCAACGGCAATCACTAAATTTAAAAGTGCAGAATCATTCATCAATTTATATCTGGGTGATGTTATGTTGGCTAAAACAGAGAATGATATTGTTAAAGGTAATTTACTAAAGGGTATAATTGTTGGGAATATAGGAAAGTGTTATGCAGATTTGAAAAATTTTAAAGATGCAGTTTTTTATTTAAATAAAAGCATTGAGGCTATTAATGAATTTAAGATGGGAGCATATTCTTCTGATCTTATTGAGAATACGTTATACTTAGCAGACTGCGAACTGCAAACAAATGAACTTAAAAGCGCAAAAAAATTATTAGATAAAGATTTTAAATACGTAGAATCTGAACACCAATTAAAAAGGAATAGGTTATTAGCGGCATATTATGATAAAGTGGCCGATTTTTCAACAGCATCATTTTACTATAAAAAAAATATTAGGTTATTAGATTCTGTAGCATTAAATGAAAGGATTATAACGGGGCAACAATTAGAAGCCTTAGTTCAATCAGATATAGAAAACTCTAAAGCCATGTACAGGAAATCTAAAGAAAGTTTAGAGGCAAAAAGTAAAGAGTTAGATGCATTAGATAATGAAATATCTTATGTCTATATATCTTTAATTTTTACGCTTTTAGGTTTTGCAGGTTTGGTATATGCCTATTTAAGGAGTATTAAAGTACAGCGAATTATTGTACAGCAAAAACATATTATCGAAGCCTCATTAGTAGAAAAAGATTCGCTTTTAAAAGAGATTCATCACCGGGTTAAGAATAACCTTCAGATGGTTTCTAGTTTATTGAGTCTACAAACTAAAAACACGAAAAGTAAAGCTGCTATTGAAGCTTTAGAAGAAGGAAAAAGTAGGGTGAAAGCTATGGCTTTAATTCACCAAAAATTATATCAGAATGATGATCTTTCTGTTATAGAAATGCAAGGGTATATAGAGAGTTTGGTAAATAGCATACAGTCCGTTTACAAGAAAGGCGGACATAAGATTAATATAAATATTGATGCAGAAGGTATTGAGTTAGATATTGATAGAGCAATACCATTTGGATTGATATTAAATGAGCTGGTATCCAACTCTTTTAAATATGGTTTCCCGGATGATGATGGAAACGGAAAAATCTATATTCATTTACGAAAAACAACAGAAGAAGGAGGCGGTTATTTTGAATATTCTGATAATGGAGTAGGTATGCCATCTGATATGGAAGAACGCGCAGGAGAATCTATGGGTATCCGATTAATGAATCGTTTGGTCAATCAGCTTCAATCTACTTTAAACATAGATAAAGTAGAAGAAGGCGTTAAATTTTGGTTTAATTTTAAATAA
- a CDS encoding metal-dependent hydrolase — protein MKITFLGHATLLIKTTTSTILIDPFISGNELAAGKIDLNDLKPDFILLTHAHQDHVLDVELIAKNSGATIVSNYEIATYYANKGFTTHPMNHGGSWNFNFGKLKYVNAIHTSSFADGTYGGQPGGFILSADEKHIYIAGDTALHMDMKLIPYTYELDLAILPIGDNFTMGIEDAIFASDFVECDTVLGYHYDTFGFIKIDHEAAKKQFSTADKKLYLLEIGKSILI, from the coding sequence ATGAAAATTACTTTTCTGGGTCATGCAACTTTATTGATTAAGACTACAACGTCAACTATTTTAATAGATCCATTTATTTCTGGTAATGAATTAGCAGCAGGTAAAATTGATTTGAATGATTTAAAACCTGATTTTATTTTACTTACACACGCGCATCAAGATCATGTTTTAGATGTAGAGTTAATTGCAAAGAATTCTGGTGCTACTATAGTTAGTAACTATGAAATTGCTACATATTATGCAAATAAAGGTTTTACAACGCATCCTATGAATCATGGTGGGAGTTGGAATTTTAACTTTGGAAAGCTTAAATATGTAAATGCTATTCATACGTCTTCCTTTGCAGATGGAACGTACGGAGGGCAACCAGGAGGGTTTATTCTTTCTGCAGATGAAAAGCACATCTATATTGCGGGAGATACTGCCTTGCATATGGATATGAAACTTATACCGTATACTTACGAACTTGACTTGGCCATTTTACCGATTGGGGATAATTTTACCATGGGTATTGAAGATGCTATCTTCGCTTCTGATTTTGTAGAATGTGATACAGTTTTAGGGTACCATTATGACACCTTTGGGTTTATTAAAATAGATCATGAAGCAGCAAAAAAGCAATTTTCTACAGCAGACAAAAAATTATATCTCTTAGAAATAGGGAAATCTATTCTAATCTAA
- a CDS encoding SDR family oxidoreductase, protein MGLGQEKIVWITGASSGIGEALTYTYANSGAKVIISARNTAGLAAVKQNCIHPENIYVLPLDLIKTEEFEFKTKEAWNAFGAIDILINNAGVSQRSLIIDTDLEVYKKLMDINYLGTVALSKTILPLFIQQKKGQFATVSSLMGKFSSPYRSGYCGVKHALHGFFDALRMEHEKDGIKVTLICPGFIQTDVAKNALVGDGSKNNTEDNATKNGLPVTVFAARMKKAIDKEKFEAYIGKKEILGIYVKRFFPKLLHKIVLKSEVR, encoded by the coding sequence ATGGGATTGGGTCAAGAAAAAATTGTTTGGATTACTGGGGCTTCATCAGGAATTGGAGAAGCATTAACTTATACCTATGCAAATTCTGGTGCAAAGGTGATTATTTCTGCAAGAAATACAGCAGGTTTAGCTGCTGTAAAACAAAATTGTATTCATCCTGAAAATATTTATGTATTGCCCCTTGATCTCATCAAAACCGAAGAATTTGAGTTTAAAACTAAGGAAGCTTGGAATGCCTTTGGCGCCATTGATATACTCATAAATAATGCTGGCGTCAGTCAACGCTCTTTAATTATTGATACAGATCTTGAAGTTTATAAAAAACTAATGGACATTAATTATTTAGGCACCGTGGCATTATCAAAAACCATATTGCCTTTATTTATACAGCAGAAGAAAGGGCAATTTGCTACTGTTAGCAGTTTAATGGGTAAATTCTCATCGCCTTATCGTTCTGGGTATTGCGGCGTTAAACATGCATTACATGGCTTTTTTGATGCCTTACGCATGGAGCATGAAAAAGACGGTATAAAGGTTACACTAATCTGCCCTGGTTTTATACAAACAGATGTAGCTAAAAATGCACTTGTGGGAGATGGCTCTAAAAATAATACAGAAGATAACGCTACTAAAAACGGTTTACCTGTTACCGTATTTGCTGCTCGAATGAAAAAAGCTATTGATAAAGAAAAATTTGAAGCCTATATTGGTAAAAAAGAAATTTTGGGAATTTACGTAAAACGATTTTTCCCAAAACTTCTGCATAAGATTGTTCTTAAAAGTGAAGTACGCTAA
- a CDS encoding o-succinylbenzoate synthase encodes MEATYKKYILDFKRPSGTSRGVLKQKETWFIILKSKGKFGIGECGILRSLSIDDVPEYEDKLKWTCENIHLGKETLWIALMDFPSIQFGIEQAFLSLASSDKFILFPSDFVTGGKPIPINGLIWMGDEVFMHEQIQQKIEDGFLCIKMKIGAIDFETELKLLASIRAKYSPEEIELRVDANGAFKPEEALAKLNKLATFNLHSIEQPIKQGNIQEMKLLCAKTPLPIALDEELIGVFDVTKKQELLQTIQPQYIILKPSLVGGIKGCEEWISIAEKNGIKWWVTSALESNVGLNAIAQWTFTLENDLPQGLGTGGLYTNNFKSPLAVENGKLYYKKNKNWNANLISDLCI; translated from the coding sequence ATGGAAGCAACCTACAAAAAATATATTTTAGACTTTAAGCGTCCTAGCGGAACTTCTCGCGGCGTACTGAAACAGAAAGAAACCTGGTTTATTATACTTAAATCTAAAGGGAAATTCGGAATCGGGGAATGTGGAATATTACGTAGTTTAAGTATTGATGATGTTCCTGAATATGAAGATAAACTAAAATGGACTTGTGAGAATATTCATTTAGGGAAAGAAACACTTTGGATTGCATTGATGGACTTTCCTAGTATTCAATTTGGAATAGAACAAGCTTTTTTATCGCTTGCCTCTTCAGATAAATTTATATTATTTCCTTCTGATTTTGTAACAGGAGGAAAGCCAATACCAATCAATGGATTAATATGGATGGGTGATGAAGTGTTTATGCACGAACAAATTCAGCAAAAAATAGAAGATGGTTTCCTATGTATTAAAATGAAAATTGGTGCTATCGATTTTGAAACAGAATTAAAATTGTTAGCCTCTATTCGTGCGAAATATAGTCCTGAAGAAATAGAATTAAGGGTAGATGCTAATGGAGCATTTAAACCAGAAGAGGCATTGGCTAAATTAAATAAGTTAGCTACATTTAATCTTCACTCCATAGAACAACCCATTAAACAAGGTAATATTCAGGAAATGAAACTCTTGTGTGCAAAGACACCACTACCAATTGCTTTAGATGAAGAATTAATTGGTGTTTTTGATGTAACAAAAAAACAAGAACTGCTACAAACTATACAACCACAGTATATTATTTTAAAACCAAGTTTGGTTGGAGGAATAAAAGGGTGTGAAGAGTGGATTTCAATTGCCGAGAAAAACGGAATAAAATGGTGGGTGACTAGTGCATTAGAGAGTAATGTAGGATTAAATGCTATAGCACAATGGACATTTACTTTAGAAAATGACTTACCACAAGGTCTAGGAACTGGTGGATTGTACACAAATAATTTTAAAAGTCCGTTGGCTGTTGAAAATGGCAAATTGTACTATAAGAAGAATAAAAATTGGAATGCTAATTTGATAAGTGATTTATGTATATAG
- a CDS encoding CPBP family intramembrane glutamic endopeptidase, with product MYIEQAYNGLRDSWRYILGFVIIIIGWQFIGLIPLLMGMAVHATNGGGMAATIPEMAKALGNNMFVFLMLISFAIGLAFLFFVVRFLHHQSIISLTTSRAKIDWKRIFLAFAFWAVITILITGVDVYMSPDNYVLNFDLNKFLILAVIAICLVPLQTSFEEYLFRGYLMQSLGILAKNRWIPLVVTSTVFGLMHMFNPEVAKLGYGIMVYYIGTGFFLGILALMDEGLELSLGFHAANNLVTALLVTADWTAFQTDSIYIDISKPELGWDVFIPVLIIYPILLIIFSKVYKWTNWKEKLTGKVLTEEAFLALENNEPQS from the coding sequence ATGTATATAGAACAAGCGTACAATGGGTTAAGAGATTCTTGGAGGTATATTTTGGGCTTTGTTATTATAATAATAGGCTGGCAGTTTATAGGTTTGATCCCACTTTTAATGGGTATGGCTGTGCATGCTACAAATGGTGGAGGGATGGCAGCAACGATTCCTGAGATGGCAAAGGCTCTTGGGAATAATATGTTTGTTTTTCTGATGCTTATTTCATTTGCTATAGGGTTGGCTTTTTTATTTTTTGTAGTGCGTTTTTTGCATCACCAATCCATAATATCATTAACAACGTCTAGAGCTAAAATAGATTGGAAACGTATCTTTTTAGCGTTTGCTTTTTGGGCTGTGATTACTATTTTAATCACAGGTGTGGATGTCTATATGTCTCCAGACAATTATGTTTTGAACTTTGATTTAAATAAGTTTTTGATACTTGCAGTAATAGCTATTTGTTTAGTGCCCTTGCAAACAAGTTTTGAAGAGTATTTATTTAGAGGATACCTTATGCAGAGTCTTGGTATTCTTGCAAAAAATAGATGGATACCATTAGTTGTAACTTCTACCGTGTTTGGTTTAATGCATATGTTTAATCCGGAAGTAGCAAAACTAGGTTATGGTATTATGGTTTACTATATTGGTACGGGTTTCTTTTTAGGTATCTTGGCACTTATGGATGAAGGTTTAGAGCTTTCCTTAGGCTTTCATGCTGCAAATAATTTAGTAACAGCCTTGTTAGTCACTGCAGATTGGACTGCTTTTCAAACAGATTCTATTTATATAGATATATCTAAACCAGAATTGGGGTGGGATGTTTTTATTCCTGTTTTAATAATCTATCCTATTCTTTTAATTATTTTTTCTAAAGTATATAAATGGACCAATTGGAAAGAAAAGTTAACAGGAAAAGTACTTACAGAAGAAGCATTTTTAGCATTAGAAAATAATGAGCCTCAATCATAA
- a CDS encoding AMP-binding protein — translation MSLNHKYIHPDFKLNGISFSFMDLKEVGYSLIKEGLFYEISIGNFLLDWGNEEDYLEVSTSGSTGVPKKIRLQKQYMVNSAMATGSFFKLHVGNTALLCLPADYIAGKMMLVRAMILGLSLDTVAPNSSPLEGTTKNYDFGAMIPLQLENSIDKINQLQTLIVGGAKMSDNLKIAIQNKSVRVFETYGMTETITHVALKAVNHLEATSDRSFKALPKVSFKLDERGCLVVKAPNISDQEVVTNDLVQLISSTAFEWLGRYDSIINSGGVKLIPEKIESKLSKVIAANFFVAGLPDQKLGQKLILLVEGEMNKADLLKKLQNLSALDKFEVPKEIHTVASFLTTANGKIQRKKTLNLI, via the coding sequence ATGAGCCTCAATCATAAATATATTCATCCAGATTTTAAATTAAACGGAATTTCATTTTCATTCATGGATCTGAAAGAAGTAGGGTACAGCCTAATAAAAGAAGGATTATTCTATGAAATTTCAATAGGCAATTTTCTTTTAGACTGGGGCAATGAGGAGGACTATTTAGAGGTTTCAACCTCAGGGTCTACAGGGGTTCCTAAAAAAATACGATTGCAGAAACAATACATGGTAAATTCTGCTATGGCTACAGGATCTTTTTTTAAGCTACATGTAGGGAACACTGCTTTACTCTGTTTACCTGCAGATTATATTGCAGGGAAAATGATGTTGGTTCGGGCTATGATTTTGGGTTTATCACTTGATACGGTAGCTCCAAACTCAAGCCCCTTAGAGGGTACTACTAAAAATTATGACTTTGGTGCAATGATTCCATTGCAACTTGAGAACTCAATCGACAAAATAAACCAACTACAAACATTGATTGTTGGCGGAGCAAAAATGTCGGATAATCTTAAAATTGCTATTCAAAATAAAAGCGTTAGGGTGTTTGAAACCTATGGAATGACGGAAACGATTACACATGTAGCTCTAAAAGCGGTAAATCACCTAGAAGCTACTTCTGATAGAAGCTTTAAGGCATTACCTAAGGTTAGCTTTAAACTTGATGAACGTGGTTGTTTGGTTGTTAAAGCACCTAATATTTCGGACCAAGAAGTAGTAACTAATGATTTGGTTCAGCTAATTTCTTCTACAGCATTTGAATGGTTGGGGCGCTATGATTCTATAATTAATTCAGGAGGCGTTAAGTTAATTCCAGAAAAGATAGAGTCTAAACTATCAAAAGTAATTGCTGCTAATTTCTTCGTAGCGGGACTTCCAGATCAGAAATTAGGTCAAAAACTAATCCTACTCGTAGAAGGTGAAATGAATAAAGCAGACCTTCTAAAAAAACTTCAGAACCTTAGTGCATTAGATAAATTTGAAGTTCCTAAAGAAATTCATACGGTAGCCTCATTTCTTACAACTGCAAATGGTAAAATCCAGCGTAAAAAAACGCTAAACCTCATATAG
- a CDS encoding zinc-ribbon domain-containing protein, with amino-acid sequence MIFYGTKGTHLHSERKSGIKCDNCNENTVHNLSVYGKYAYLYWIPVFPMGRKSFSECTNCKVTLEQNGMNEKLKNASKEVSKNTKTPIWYWSGLGIILAIIGVIIFTNLKHSGDLQDYINEPAVGDVIKYKNSESGYFTTLKITSITADSVFVIQNDYETNKKSDVNEIDKLANYTEPSYFMGKDEIRNLFDEKVFYDIKR; translated from the coding sequence ATGATTTTTTACGGAACTAAAGGAACACATCTACACAGCGAACGAAAAAGCGGTATAAAATGTGATAATTGCAATGAGAATACAGTTCATAACCTATCAGTTTATGGAAAATATGCATACCTCTATTGGATACCTGTTTTTCCTATGGGAAGAAAATCGTTTTCTGAATGCACAAATTGCAAGGTTACTTTAGAGCAAAATGGTATGAATGAAAAACTTAAAAACGCTTCTAAAGAGGTAAGTAAAAATACTAAAACACCAATTTGGTATTGGTCTGGATTGGGAATAATACTTGCAATAATTGGTGTGATAATTTTCACTAACCTAAAACACTCGGGCGATTTACAGGACTATATAAATGAGCCTGCCGTAGGTGATGTCATTAAATATAAAAATTCTGAATCTGGATATTTTACTACACTAAAAATAACTTCTATTACAGCCGACTCCGTTTTTGTAATTCAAAATGATTATGAAACGAATAAAAAAAGTGATGTAAATGAAATTGATAAGTTAGCCAATTATACAGAACCCTCATATTTCATGGGAAAAGATGAAATTCGAAATCTTTTTGATGAAAAAGTTTTTTATGATATTAAGAGATAG